In Salinigranum rubrum, one genomic interval encodes:
- a CDS encoding aconitase family protein translates to MIVMATSRDIYAHAERAGLVRVFTEARAIVTNSTCGTCDDRSMGALAAGEVCLATQNRNYKGRMGSYDAEVYLSSPETAAASAIIGHITDPWEVGV, encoded by the coding sequence ATGATCGTTATGGCCACCTCGCGCGACATTTACGCGCATGCCGAACGGGCCGGTCTCGTTCGCGTCTTTACCGAGGCGAGAGCGATCGTCACGAACTCCACGTGCGGGACCTGCGACGACAGGAGCATGGGGGCACTGGCCGCCGGCGAGGTGTGTCTCGCCACACAAAATCGCAATTACAAGGGGCGGATGGGTAGCTACGATGCTGAGGTGTACTTATCCAGTCCAGAAACCGCCGCAGCCTCCGCGATAATTGGACATATCACCGATCCATGGGAGGTGGGTGTATGA
- a CDS encoding LeuD/DmdB family oxidoreductase small subunit — translation MQPDFYETVRDGDIIVAEEHFGCGSGRENTAEVIRTVGIVSVVAESFARIFYRNAIAIGLPVVTCCGVSEHVSEDDVIDIDLADGVVRNATTGEAFEFESLQAEIRSILDVGGWNGYLDGGRTSLRDE, via the coding sequence ATTCAGCCCGACTTCTACGAGACCGTTCGCGATGGGGACATTATCGTCGCAGAGGAACACTTCGGCTGTGGCAGCGGCCGCGAGAACACAGCCGAGGTGATTAGAACCGTTGGGATTGTCTCGGTCGTGGCGGAGTCGTTCGCACGAATATTCTACCGGAACGCCATCGCGATTGGCCTGCCGGTCGTTACGTGTTGCGGCGTCAGTGAGCACGTCTCGGAGGATGACGTGATCGACATCGATCTCGCCGATGGCGTCGTTCGAAACGCCACTACCGGTGAGGCGTTCGAGTTCGAATCATTGCAGGCGGAGATACGGTCGATCCTCGATGTGGGCGGGTGGAATGGGTATCTCGACGGTGGTCGGACCTCCTTACGGGATGAGTGA